From a region of the Sulfuriferula plumbiphila genome:
- a CDS encoding MFS transporter, protein MQNLPYWRLSGFYFFYFALVGAMSPFWALYLESLAFSAFQIGVLMSLLQVMRIFAPNIWGWMADRSGKRVMIVQIAALGSLLCYLGVFFGTSFAWLFAVMATMSFFWSASLPLVEATTLSHLGEHSHRYGRIRLWGSVGFIVAVLGLGYWFDVRPISDLPWAVLGFMIGIALLARHLPEAVIEVHVADHLPVWHIVRRPEVMALIVACFLMAAAHGPYYTFYSIYLVDHGYTKSAVGGLWALGVICEIAVFMWLPRLLPGVSMARILLATFAIAVLRFLIIAWGVDYPAWVIFAQVLHAATFGAFHAAAVALIHHHFRGRHQARGQGIYNSMAFGAGGTLGGLYAGAIWDSLGAPWTFTIAAGFALLGFVLVAWKLKAMEA, encoded by the coding sequence ATGCAAAATCTCCCCTACTGGCGCCTGTCCGGTTTCTATTTTTTCTATTTCGCCTTGGTCGGGGCGATGTCGCCGTTTTGGGCGCTGTACCTTGAGTCGCTGGCGTTCAGTGCATTCCAGATCGGTGTGCTGATGTCGCTGTTGCAGGTGATGCGCATTTTTGCGCCGAATATCTGGGGCTGGATGGCGGATCGCAGCGGCAAACGCGTGATGATCGTGCAGATCGCGGCGCTCGGGAGCCTGTTGTGCTATCTCGGCGTGTTTTTTGGCACCAGCTTTGCCTGGCTGTTTGCGGTGATGGCGACCATGAGTTTCTTCTGGAGCGCGTCGCTGCCGCTGGTGGAGGCCACTACGCTGTCGCACCTGGGCGAGCATAGTCACCGCTACGGGCGCATCCGCTTATGGGGTTCAGTGGGTTTTATCGTGGCGGTGCTGGGGCTGGGTTACTGGTTCGATGTCCGGCCCATCAGCGATTTGCCCTGGGCGGTGCTGGGCTTCATGATCGGTATTGCGCTGCTGGCACGACACCTCCCGGAGGCAGTGATCGAAGTGCATGTGGCCGATCATCTGCCGGTGTGGCACATCGTGCGCCGCCCCGAAGTCATGGCGCTGATCGTGGCATGCTTCCTGATGGCGGCAGCGCATGGGCCGTATTACACTTTTTATTCCATTTATCTGGTGGACCATGGTTATACCAAAAGCGCGGTGGGCGGGCTGTGGGCGCTGGGGGTGATCTGCGAAATTGCTGTATTCATGTGGCTGCCGCGCCTGTTGCCGGGAGTGTCCATGGCACGGATACTGTTGGCGACTTTTGCCATCGCGGTGCTGCGCTTTCTCATCATTGCCTGGGGGGTGGATTACCCGGCCTGGGTGATTTTTGCCCAGGTGCTGCACGCGGCGACCTTCGGTGCTTTCCACGCGGCTGCGGTGGCGCTGATTCACCATCATTTCCGTGGCAGGCATCAGGCGCGCGGGCAGGGCATCTACAACAGTATGGCGTTCGGTGCGGGCGGCACGCTGGGCGGATTGTACGCCGGCGCCATCTGGGACAGCCTCGGCGCGCCATGGACGTTCACCATCGCGGCGGGATTCGCGTTGCTGGGATTTGTGCTGGTGGCATGGAAACTCAAGGCGATGGAGGCCTGA
- the galE gene encoding UDP-glucose 4-epimerase GalE translates to MTIHSILVTGGAGYIGSHTCVALIEAGYVPLVLDNLSNSNPAVLGRVQRITGTRPQFIEGDVRDGALLTRVFAEHSVAAVIHFAGLKAVGESVQQPLAYYDNNVHGTLSLLQAMHGARVNKLIFSSSATVYGDPASVPICEDFPRSATNPYGRSKLIIEDVLADLHYAQPDWHIARLRYFNPVGAHASGLIGEDPQGIPNNLMPYITQVAIGRLDKLRIFGGDWPTPDGTGVRDYIHVMDLAEGHVAALAHLLQQPGMFTVNLGSGQGYSVLQMVQAFSRACARELPYEIVERRPGDIAACWADPGAAQALLGWCARRGLEDICIDAWRWQQGNPVGFARG, encoded by the coding sequence ATGACCATTCACAGCATACTCGTGACCGGCGGCGCCGGTTACATCGGCTCGCATACCTGCGTTGCGTTGATTGAAGCCGGATATGTACCGCTGGTGCTGGACAATCTCAGCAACAGCAATCCTGCGGTACTTGGTCGTGTGCAGCGCATTACCGGCACTCGCCCCCAATTCATCGAAGGCGACGTGCGGGATGGCGCGCTGCTGACACGTGTTTTTGCCGAGCATTCGGTTGCCGCCGTCATACACTTTGCCGGACTCAAGGCGGTAGGCGAGTCGGTGCAGCAGCCGCTGGCTTATTATGATAACAACGTGCACGGTACCTTGAGCCTGTTGCAGGCCATGCATGGCGCACGGGTAAACAAGCTTATTTTTTCGTCGTCCGCCACCGTGTATGGCGATCCTGCCAGCGTTCCCATCTGCGAGGATTTCCCCCGCAGCGCGACCAATCCCTACGGGCGCTCCAAGCTGATCATCGAAGATGTTTTGGCCGATTTGCATTACGCCCAGCCGGACTGGCATATTGCCCGGTTGCGCTATTTCAATCCCGTGGGCGCGCATGCCAGTGGCTTGATTGGCGAAGACCCCCAGGGCATCCCCAACAATCTCATGCCTTATATCACGCAGGTGGCCATCGGCCGCCTCGATAAACTGCGGATATTCGGTGGTGACTGGCCCACACCCGACGGCACCGGCGTGCGCGACTATATCCATGTGATGGATCTGGCGGAAGGACATGTGGCGGCATTGGCGCATCTGTTGCAGCAGCCGGGGATGTTCACTGTCAACCTGGGCAGTGGCCAGGGCTATTCCGTGCTGCAGATGGTGCAGGCGTTTTCACGCGCCTGCGCGCGCGAACTGCCTTATGAAATTGTTGAACGCCGGCCGGGCGACATCGCGGCCTGCTGGGCTGACCCCGGCGCAGCACAGGCGCTGCTGGGCTGGTGTGCCAGGCGCGGGCTGGAAGATATTTGTATCGATGCCTGGCGCTGGCAACAGGGCAACCCGGTGGGGTTCGCGCGCGGGTGA
- a CDS encoding AI-2E family transporter: METASQPESATAAETVVNASDTDNLSLPPTHEAVVAHSMALAILAVIALIFVLDWAQTFVISLLLGILFAYTLNPLVAWLEFIKIPRVIGASIVMLAVVSMVLLSAYALRGQMQTIVNQLPKAASKLSYAANQWRRGQLGNMQKVQIAANEIEKATNQVAATPGANRHAATYVVIDPSPFKLNTLLWTGWRGVLAFFGQAIMVAFLTYFLLLSGDTFKRKLVRLAGPTLTRKKITVHILDDINNSIQNYMFMLLITNALVGVLTWAAFTWLGLENAGAWAVAASLLHIVPYFGPAITAGVTGMAAFIQFDSLSSALQVAGASLLIATLIGTLVTTWMTGRFAKMNTAAVFISLLFWTWLWGVWGMLLSIPIIVIVRVVSQHIEQLHPVAELLGD, translated from the coding sequence ATGGAAACAGCTTCTCAACCCGAGTCAGCAACAGCAGCCGAAACCGTGGTCAACGCTTCCGATACCGATAATTTGAGCCTACCACCGACACATGAGGCGGTGGTAGCGCACAGTATGGCGCTTGCCATCCTCGCTGTCATCGCCCTGATATTTGTCCTCGACTGGGCACAGACCTTTGTCATTTCCCTGCTGCTCGGCATTTTGTTTGCCTACACTCTGAATCCGCTGGTGGCATGGCTGGAATTCATCAAGATCCCGCGCGTGATTGGCGCCAGCATTGTGATGCTGGCAGTGGTAAGCATGGTATTGCTGAGTGCCTACGCCTTGCGTGGGCAAATGCAAACCATAGTGAATCAGTTACCCAAAGCCGCCAGCAAGCTGTCGTACGCAGCCAATCAATGGCGACGTGGCCAGCTCGGCAACATGCAAAAAGTACAAATCGCAGCAAACGAAATTGAAAAGGCGACCAACCAGGTCGCCGCCACACCAGGGGCCAACAGGCATGCGGCTACCTATGTGGTCATTGATCCGTCTCCCTTCAAGCTCAATACCTTATTGTGGACAGGCTGGAGGGGCGTGCTGGCGTTTTTCGGACAAGCCATCATGGTGGCTTTCCTTACCTATTTTTTGCTACTGTCGGGTGATACTTTCAAGCGCAAGCTGGTGCGCCTGGCCGGGCCGACGCTGACCAGAAAGAAAATTACGGTCCATATTCTGGATGACATCAACAACTCCATCCAGAATTACATGTTCATGTTGTTGATCACCAATGCCCTGGTGGGTGTGCTGACCTGGGCGGCTTTCACCTGGCTGGGTCTGGAAAATGCGGGCGCCTGGGCGGTAGCGGCGAGTCTGTTACACATCGTTCCGTATTTTGGCCCTGCCATTACTGCCGGTGTTACCGGAATGGCGGCGTTCATTCAATTCGATTCACTTTCATCTGCACTACAGGTGGCGGGGGCATCATTGTTGATTGCCACCCTCATCGGCACCCTTGTCACCACCTGGATGACGGGTAGATTTGCGAAAATGAATACTGCGGCCGTGTTTATTTCCCTGTTGTTCTGGACCTGGCTGTGGGGTGTATGGGGCATGTTGCTCAGCATACCCATCATCGTCATCGTGCGGGTCGTGTCCCAGCATATAGAACAATTGCATCCTGTTGCAGAACTGTTGGGGGATTGA
- a CDS encoding c-type cytochrome, producing MIRWINRLTQNGKFHPMWIVLAVTGVLIVAAIVLVPARYEGSKEPRQNVAATPRQLPAANLPEPDSGQHDLMQTPHGVQPVHFTPPSERDMPSGELGDMIKLGRNIFEHTQIYAKGLVGNGLNCVNCHLDAGRKADSAPLWAAYVMFPAYRSKNHKVNSFEDRLAGCFRFSMNGTAPEYNSKEMIALTSYSYWLAKGAPTGVELAGRGYPEPGNPPLPPDAQRGAAVFQANCAICHGADGQGSKVNGQYAFPPLWGNDSYNAGAGMHSVKNAAAFIKANMPLGKGNSLSLQESWDVAQFVNSHDRPADPRVK from the coding sequence ATGATTCGCTGGATTAATCGTCTTACACAAAATGGAAAATTCCACCCAATGTGGATTGTGCTGGCGGTAACGGGAGTGTTGATTGTTGCGGCCATTGTCCTTGTTCCCGCCCGCTATGAAGGCTCCAAGGAACCCAGGCAAAATGTTGCGGCCACCCCCAGGCAGCTCCCTGCAGCGAATCTACCCGAACCGGATTCGGGACAACACGACCTCATGCAGACCCCGCATGGCGTTCAACCAGTTCATTTCACACCTCCATCAGAGCGCGATATGCCAAGCGGTGAGCTGGGGGACATGATCAAACTGGGCAGAAATATTTTTGAGCATACCCAGATCTATGCAAAAGGCCTGGTCGGCAATGGCCTCAATTGCGTCAACTGTCACCTGGACGCGGGACGCAAGGCGGATTCTGCTCCATTATGGGCTGCCTATGTGATGTTCCCGGCTTACCGAAGCAAAAATCACAAGGTAAACAGCTTTGAAGATCGTTTGGCCGGCTGTTTCCGCTTCAGCATGAACGGTACCGCACCGGAATATAACAGCAAGGAAATGATTGCCTTGACCAGCTATAGTTACTGGCTTGCGAAAGGCGCCCCCACCGGGGTGGAGCTGGCTGGCCGCGGTTATCCAGAGCCGGGAAATCCGCCGCTGCCGCCTGATGCACAGCGCGGCGCTGCCGTATTCCAGGCAAATTGCGCCATTTGTCATGGTGCAGATGGACAGGGTAGCAAAGTAAACGGGCAATACGCATTTCCACCGCTATGGGGCAACGACTCCTATAATGCTGGCGCAGGTATGCACTCCGTAAAAAATGCAGCTGCCTTCATCAAGGCCAATATGCCGCTTGGCAAAGGAAATTCCCTCTCACTGCAGGAGTCCTGGGATGTTGCGCAATTCGTGAATAGCCACGACAGACCCGCGGACCCAAGGGTGAAATAG
- a CDS encoding CsbD family protein, whose translation MNPDIAKGNWKQFKGKVKQQWGKLTDDHLDQIAGKRDQLAGKIQEAYGVSRDEAEKQIKEFEERNKDTTPP comes from the coding sequence ATGAACCCCGACATCGCAAAAGGTAACTGGAAACAATTCAAGGGCAAAGTCAAACAACAGTGGGGCAAGCTCACCGATGATCATCTGGATCAAATCGCTGGCAAGCGCGACCAGTTGGCCGGCAAGATTCAGGAAGCTTATGGTGTTAGCAGGGATGAGGCTGAAAAGCAGATCAAGGAATTTGAGGAGCGTAACAAGGACACCACGCCACCTTGA
- a CDS encoding WecB/TagA/CpsF family glycosyltransferase: MHFDKVIRVGDFPVLQTTSRELAMHLLDSLQRKRRLMLFFANTNFVVKCRGLSARMCKESVLIVNDGVGMDIAAWLIHRSRFKENLNGTDFTPYLFSQSGKPLRIFMLGGKPAVLQKAADHLARRLGQEVVGVRDGYQGINDPHLLEIINAASPDVILVALGNPLQEEWILNSREALDAGVIIGVGALFDFWAGDKPRAPVFVQKVRLEWFYRLLLEPRRLLRRYTVDIVRFLFHCYKCRERRPG; encoded by the coding sequence ATGCATTTTGACAAGGTTATTCGGGTGGGTGATTTTCCGGTACTGCAGACCACATCGCGCGAGCTGGCGATGCATTTGCTTGACAGCCTCCAGCGCAAGCGCCGCCTCATGCTGTTCTTCGCCAATACCAATTTCGTCGTTAAATGCCGGGGGTTGTCTGCCAGGATGTGCAAGGAATCCGTGCTGATCGTGAATGACGGAGTAGGGATGGATATTGCGGCATGGCTGATTCATCGTAGCCGCTTTAAAGAGAATTTGAACGGTACGGATTTCACGCCTTACTTATTCAGCCAATCAGGCAAGCCGTTGCGCATATTTATGCTGGGTGGAAAGCCGGCTGTTCTGCAGAAGGCGGCGGATCATCTAGCCCGGCGGCTCGGCCAGGAGGTGGTTGGTGTCCGCGATGGCTATCAGGGTATTAACGACCCGCATCTGCTTGAAATCATTAATGCGGCCAGCCCGGATGTGATCCTGGTCGCGCTTGGGAATCCGCTTCAGGAAGAGTGGATTTTGAATAGCCGCGAAGCGCTTGACGCTGGTGTCATCATAGGCGTTGGCGCGCTGTTCGACTTTTGGGCCGGCGACAAGCCGCGCGCGCCGGTCTTCGTGCAAAAGGTCCGGCTCGAATGGTTTTATCGCTTGTTGCTGGAGCCGCGTCGTCTTTTGCGCCGGTACACCGTCGATATCGTGCGGTTTCTTTTTCATTGTTATAAATGCCGGGAGCGCAGACCCGGCTGA
- a CDS encoding ferritin-like domain-containing protein — protein sequence MPQKTVLTDITTLRKRARQHIEEGAVTAGYDADRATVLKLLNDSLATEIICVLRYRRHHFMAKGIQSKSIADEFLVHSNEEQGHADLIAERIVQLGGAPDFSPDGMSGRSHSEYVEAVSLAGMIKENVVAERIAIDTYREIIQYIGDKDPTTRRMLESILAMEEEHADEMADLLENFATGDNSKKSSAKKHRALTMME from the coding sequence ATGCCACAAAAAACGGTTCTTACTGACATTACCACCCTGCGCAAACGTGCACGCCAGCATATTGAGGAGGGCGCAGTAACCGCTGGTTATGATGCGGATCGCGCAACAGTTCTCAAATTGCTGAATGACTCGCTCGCCACTGAAATAATTTGTGTGTTGCGTTACCGGCGCCACCATTTCATGGCAAAAGGAATTCAATCAAAAAGCATTGCTGATGAATTTCTGGTTCACTCCAACGAGGAACAGGGTCACGCGGACCTGATTGCCGAACGTATTGTGCAACTCGGCGGGGCGCCCGATTTCTCGCCGGACGGGATGTCCGGGCGCAGTCATTCTGAATATGTGGAAGCCGTCTCACTGGCGGGCATGATCAAGGAAAACGTCGTGGCTGAACGCATCGCCATTGATACTTACCGCGAGATTATCCAGTATATCGGCGATAAGGATCCCACCACTCGACGCATGCTGGAAAGCATACTCGCAATGGAGGAGGAACATGCGGACGAAATGGCGGATTTACTGGAAAATTTCGCCACTGGGGACAATTCCAAAAAATCATCTGCAAAAAAACATAGAGCTCTGACCATGATGGAGTAA
- a CDS encoding c-type cytochrome: MKFARCSSAGILLILLMSAQAGLSHADAQAGATIAKNGTGSVAACMQCHGANGEGQAAAGFPRLAGQNRDYLAKQLADFKAKLRTNPLMQPIASALSTAQMNDVADYYASLPAWKPGPGIASSTAQTTRGAQLAHQGNWDKGMPACFACHGENGAGIAPHFPGIAGQNATYIASQLKDWQTGARLNDPQGLMKAVADKLSAADISAVSAYLENPK; the protein is encoded by the coding sequence ATGAAATTCGCGCGCTGCTCATCAGCAGGAATCCTACTGATCCTGCTGATGTCGGCCCAGGCAGGACTGAGCCACGCCGATGCGCAGGCGGGCGCTACGATAGCAAAAAATGGCACGGGCAGCGTGGCAGCCTGCATGCAGTGCCATGGCGCAAATGGTGAAGGCCAGGCCGCAGCCGGGTTCCCGCGTCTGGCAGGGCAAAACAGGGATTACCTGGCAAAGCAACTGGCCGATTTCAAGGCAAAATTGCGCACCAATCCCTTGATGCAACCCATTGCCAGTGCACTGAGCACAGCGCAGATGAATGATGTAGCAGATTACTACGCCAGTTTGCCGGCCTGGAAACCTGGACCAGGTATTGCATCCAGTACAGCCCAGACAACACGTGGTGCGCAACTGGCGCATCAAGGCAATTGGGACAAGGGCATGCCTGCCTGTTTTGCCTGCCACGGCGAAAATGGTGCAGGTATCGCGCCGCATTTCCCCGGCATTGCCGGGCAAAATGCCACCTACATTGCCAGTCAGCTCAAAGACTGGCAGACTGGCGCGCGTCTGAATGACCCGCAGGGATTGATGAAGGCAGTTGCCGACAAACTCAGCGCCGCCGACATCAGCGCAGTCAGTGCCTATCTTGAGAATCCAAAATGA
- a CDS encoding acyltransferase family protein yields the protein MTRNIQYIDIMKAIGIVLVVLGHSPGLNEYVKSTIYGFHMPLFFFISGLLLSDEKRQLKITEYFILQTRALGIPYLFFWFVSYLYWLPTHTLSASAGKYVGIPWWKPIEGVFIGNGNALYVNVVLWFFTCLFTTSLIYFIARKFFSYLSLLILFNSIAFAFTLFYDKSWPRTPMGLDNAVVALAFFSAGHSFRQYQPVFLESMSKKRAIPASLFLFSWVLIFTILNGEVDLNTMSFGNYKILYFLIAYLGIFSLYFFSISIPNNLVFKWLSKNTIIIFPVHLLMFSVFTGIAEVVFGMPHSFRESSVVWTVLFAVSALLLSYPASLFLYRYFPNVFGGRKKRQYGRPESLARSG from the coding sequence ATGACCAGGAATATACAATATATAGACATCATGAAAGCGATCGGCATCGTGCTGGTTGTGCTCGGGCATTCACCGGGTCTGAACGAATATGTAAAAAGTACAATATATGGTTTTCATATGCCGTTATTTTTCTTTATTTCAGGACTGCTTCTGTCGGATGAAAAACGGCAGCTAAAAATAACGGAATATTTTATATTGCAGACACGTGCACTTGGTATTCCATATTTGTTCTTTTGGTTTGTTTCATATCTTTATTGGTTGCCAACGCACACCTTGTCGGCCAGTGCAGGAAAATATGTCGGCATCCCCTGGTGGAAACCAATCGAAGGCGTTTTTATCGGAAACGGCAACGCGCTTTACGTTAACGTGGTGTTGTGGTTTTTTACCTGTCTTTTTACCACATCACTTATTTACTTCATTGCCAGAAAGTTTTTTTCTTATTTATCTTTACTTATATTATTCAATTCAATAGCATTCGCTTTTACGCTTTTTTATGACAAGTCATGGCCACGTACGCCCATGGGGTTGGACAACGCAGTAGTAGCACTTGCTTTTTTTTCTGCGGGTCATTCTTTTCGTCAATACCAGCCGGTTTTTCTGGAAAGCATGTCCAAAAAAAGAGCGATTCCGGCATCCCTGTTTCTGTTTTCATGGGTTCTGATTTTTACAATCCTGAATGGTGAGGTGGATTTAAACACGATGTCTTTTGGAAATTATAAAATTCTTTATTTCTTAATCGCATATCTGGGGATATTTTCGCTGTATTTTTTTTCCATATCCATACCGAACAACCTTGTTTTTAAATGGCTGTCAAAAAATACCATTATTATTTTCCCGGTACATCTGTTGATGTTTAGTGTATTCACCGGAATTGCAGAGGTGGTATTTGGAATGCCTCATTCTTTCAGGGAATCTTCTGTTGTATGGACTGTGCTGTTCGCGGTTTCTGCATTATTGTTGAGTTATCCAGCATCGCTGTTCTTATATCGATATTTTCCCAATGTATTTGGTGGGAGAAAAAAACGGCAGTATGGGCGGCCTGAGAGTCTGGCGCGGAGCGGTTGA
- a CDS encoding lmo0937 family membrane protein, protein MLYTIAVILIILWLLGMVTSYTLGGFIHILLVIALVVILLRVISGRPPV, encoded by the coding sequence ATGCTTTACACGATTGCGGTTATTCTGATCATTCTCTGGCTGCTGGGCATGGTCACTTCCTACACACTGGGTGGTTTCATCCACATTTTACTGGTTATTGCGCTGGTGGTTATCCTGCTCAGGGTGATCAGTGGCAGACCCCCGGTGTAA
- a CDS encoding entericidin A/B family lipoprotein, producing MTRKILSALVMASTLGMLLSVSACNTVAGAGKDVEHAGDAIHDKARDVQQGN from the coding sequence ATGACCAGGAAAATTTTATCCGCATTGGTAATGGCAAGCACACTGGGCATGTTGCTCAGCGTTTCCGCCTGCAACACCGTAGCGGGCGCAGGCAAAGACGTCGAACATGCGGGTGACGCGATTCACGACAAAGCCAGAGACGTGCAGCAGGGGAACTAA
- a CDS encoding glycine zipper 2TM domain-containing protein, which translates to MKTFHKVFALAGMSVILLGGCAGTNPYSDTRSNNPYPDNRSGNSPRYISAYGVIDSINSVRTDGNGSGSPIGIGTVIGGVVGGVLGNQIGGGRGKTAATAAGVVGGAVVGHEIEKNRNNASSPAYRIGVRLDNGGYESFTQDNIGDMRVGDRVRIDNGRVTRY; encoded by the coding sequence ATGAAAACATTCCATAAAGTGTTTGCGCTTGCAGGCATGAGCGTGATCTTGCTGGGTGGCTGTGCCGGCACCAACCCATACTCAGATACCCGTTCCAATAATCCATACCCCGACAACCGTTCCGGCAATTCCCCGCGCTACATCAGTGCCTACGGCGTAATCGATTCCATCAATTCAGTGCGAACTGACGGCAATGGCTCGGGTAGTCCGATCGGTATCGGCACTGTCATCGGTGGTGTTGTGGGCGGTGTACTCGGCAACCAGATCGGTGGCGGCAGAGGCAAGACCGCTGCCACTGCAGCAGGAGTAGTCGGCGGTGCCGTGGTAGGTCACGAGATCGAAAAAAACCGTAACAACGCGAGCTCCCCTGCTTATCGTATCGGGGTCCGCCTTGATAACGGCGGTTATGAGAGTTTCACGCAGGACAATATTGGCGATATGCGCGTAGGCGACAGGGTTCGTATCGACAATGGCCGCGTCACCCGCTATTGA
- a CDS encoding DUF1919 domain-containing protein, with product MQGFSAYPIWHLPQLVMNAHFPSRLKKAFAGKAFRFISSNCLEGCFSRILATQYRSPTVGLYFNPADYLSFISDLQKLLDADLELDKSGSEQTGELYSQWHRLNGALFLTMLKGLAA from the coding sequence ATGCAAGGATTTTCGGCATATCCGATATGGCATTTACCGCAGCTGGTAATGAACGCGCATTTTCCGTCGAGGTTAAAGAAAGCCTTTGCAGGTAAGGCTTTCAGGTTCATCTCCTCCAATTGTCTGGAAGGATGTTTTTCCCGGATTTTGGCAACGCAGTATCGTTCGCCAACTGTTGGACTCTATTTCAATCCGGCAGATTATCTGAGCTTCATTAGTGATTTACAGAAGCTTCTCGATGCCGATCTGGAGTTGGATAAATCCGGTTCCGAGCAGACCGGCGAACTTTATAGTCAATGGCATCGATTGAATGGAGCCCTGTTTCTGACCATGTTAAAAGGTCTCGCAGCTTGA
- a CDS encoding glycine zipper 2TM domain-containing protein — MQSESNKSPHPLIWVAGIAVILFCGAGIAALMGWLPASTGNSGVNTTVQPEKESAAISQPANTKTHHPETARKEQHKTSERPANNAPARIRCNECGVVEDIRALDTRGQGSGVGAVGGAVVGGVLGHQVGGGRGKEVATVAGALGGAFAGNEIEKRVKSETQYEIAIRFEDGSRQVFTETNPPTWRAGDRVRVVNGEIRSSD; from the coding sequence ATGCAATCAGAATCTAATAAATCCCCGCATCCGCTCATCTGGGTGGCAGGCATAGCCGTCATACTTTTTTGTGGCGCCGGTATAGCAGCGCTTATGGGCTGGTTGCCCGCGTCAACCGGCAATTCCGGAGTAAACACAACGGTACAGCCAGAGAAAGAGTCTGCCGCAATCAGCCAGCCCGCCAATACTAAAACGCACCACCCGGAAACGGCAAGAAAAGAACAGCATAAAACATCCGAACGTCCAGCGAACAATGCACCTGCCAGAATAAGGTGCAATGAATGTGGCGTCGTAGAGGACATTCGCGCGCTTGACACGCGTGGTCAAGGAAGCGGTGTGGGTGCTGTCGGCGGCGCAGTCGTGGGTGGCGTTTTGGGGCATCAGGTGGGCGGCGGACGCGGCAAGGAGGTAGCCACTGTTGCGGGTGCACTGGGTGGTGCTTTTGCCGGAAATGAAATCGAGAAACGCGTGAAATCCGAAACACAATATGAAATTGCAATCCGCTTCGAAGATGGCTCCCGGCAAGTATTCACTGAAACGAACCCGCCCACATGGCGTGCCGGAGATCGCGTAAGGGTCGTCAACGGCGAGATCAGGTCAAGCGATTGA
- a CDS encoding DUF2188 domain-containing protein: MGFDQKGSTVFCVKHGKSGQWDVSEEGFDKPLASFDSPEDAKKYANDLARTQEGSSVKIID, from the coding sequence ATGGGATTTGATCAAAAAGGATCCACTGTTTTTTGTGTGAAACATGGTAAATCCGGGCAGTGGGATGTGAGCGAAGAAGGATTTGATAAACCGCTTGCGTCCTTCGACAGCCCGGAAGACGCCAAGAAATATGCGAACGACCTGGCCAGGACCCAGGAAGGTTCAAGCGTCAAAATAATTGATTGA